Proteins encoded by one window of Oreochromis niloticus isolate F11D_XX linkage group LG17, O_niloticus_UMD_NMBU, whole genome shotgun sequence:
- the LOC100699313 gene encoding dynamin-1-like protein isoform X3, with amino-acid sequence MEALIPVINKLQDVFNTVGADIIQLPQIAVVGTQSSGKSSVLESLVGRDLLPRGTGIVTRRPLILQLVHVDPGDTRKHDEGGRDTEEWGKFLHTKNKIYTDFDEIRQEIENETERISGNNKGISDEPIHLKIFSPHVVNLTLVDLPGITKVPVGDQPKDIEIQIRDLILKHISNPNCIILAVTAANTDMATSEALKVAREVDPDGRRTLAVVTKLDLMDAGTDAMDVLMGRVIPVKLGIIGVVNRSQLDINNKKSVADAIRDEHAFLQKKYPSLANRNGTKYLARTLNRLLMHHIRDCLPELKTRINVLAAQYQSLLSSYGEPVEDQSATLLQLITKFATEYCNTIEGTAKYIETAELCGGARICYIFHETFGRTLESVDPLGGLSTIDILTAIRNATGPRPSLFVPEVSFELLVKKQVKRLEEPSLRCVELVHEEMQRIIQHCSNYSTQELQRFPKLHEAIVEVVTSLLRKRLPITNEMVHNLVAIELAYINTKHPDFADACGVMNNNIEEQRRNRMREMPAAVPRDKAPPAGAQGEQDGTGSWRGMLKKGEEAPGSGPGSPLKGAVNLLDVPVPVARKLSSREQRDCEVIERLIKSYFLIVRKNIQDSVPKAVMHFLVNHVKDSLQSELVGQLYKSGLLNDLLTESEDMAQRRKEAADMLQALQRASQVIAEIRETHLW; translated from the exons ATGGAGGCTCTTATCCCCGTCATAAACAAGCTCCAGGATGTGTTCAACACAGTAGGGGCGGACATTATCCAGCTGCCGCAGATTGCAGTAGTGGGGACTCAG AGTAGTGGAAAGAGCTCTGTGTTAGAGAGCCTGGTGGGGAGGGACTTGCTGCCCCGTGGGACCGGCATTGTAACCAGGAGACCTCTAATCCTCCAGCTAGTCCACGTGGATCCTGGAGACACAAGGAAACATGATGAAGGTG GCAGAGACACTGAAGAGTGGGGCAAATTTCTACACACTAAAAATAAG ATCTACACAGATTTTGATGAAATCAGGCAAGAAATTGAGAATGAAACCGAGCGAATATCTGGGAATAATAAG GGAATCAGCGATGAACCCATTCATCTGAAGATTTTCTCTCCTCATGTCGTTAACCTCACACTGGTTGATCTGCCAGGAATCACTAAG GTGCCTGTGGGTGATCAGCCTAAGGACATCGAGATTCAGATAAGAGATTTAATCCTGAAGCACATCTCTAACCCCAACTGCATTATCCTGGCTGTCACGGCGGCTAACACAGACATGGCTACCTCGGAGGCCCTCAAGGTGGCCCGGGAAGTCGACCCAGATG GCAGGAGGACATTGGCTGTGGTAACCAAGCTGGACCTGATGGACGCTGGTACCGACGCTATGGATGTACTGATGGGCAGAGTCATCCCTGTCAAACTCGGCATAATCGGAGTAGTCAACAG GAGCCAGCTGGACATCAACAATAAAAAGTCTGTGGCTGATGCAATTCGTGATGAACACGCTTTCCTGCAGAAGAAATATCCATCACTTGCCAACAGAAATGGAACCAAGTACCTGGCCAGAACCCTGAACAG GCTACTGATGCATCACATTCGAGACTGTCTCCCTGAGCTGAAGACACGGATCAACGTCCTGGCAGCACAGTACCAGTCCCTGCTCAGCAGCTATGGGGAACCTGTGGAGGACCAAAGTGCCACCTTGCTCCAGCTCATCACCAAGTTCGCCACAGAGTACTGCAACACCATCGAGGGCACGGCCAAATACATTGAGACAGCAGAGCT GTGCGGCGGAGCCAGAATTTGTTACATATTCCACGAGACCTTCGGTAGGACGCTGGAGTCCGTGGATCCTCTGGGGGGACTGAGCACCATAGATATCCTAACGGCCATAAGGAACGCCACA GGCCCTCGACCTTCCCTGTTCGTGCCCGAGGTTTCCTTCGAGCTGCTGGTAAAGAAGCAGGTGAAACGCCTGGAGGAACCCAGTCTGCGCTGCGTGGAGCTGGTCCACGAGGAGATGCAGAGGATCATCCAGCACTGCAGCAACTACAGCACACAG GAGCTGCAGAGATTCCCTAAGCTGCACGAAGCCATCGTAGAAGTGGTCACCTCCCTCCTGAGGAAGAGACTGCCCATCACCAACGAGATG GTTCACAACTTGGTTGCAATCGAGCTGGCCTATATCAACACCAAACACCCGGACTTTGCAGACGCATGTGGGGTCATGAATAACAACATAGAG GAGCAAAGGAGAAACAGGATGAGGGAAATGCCCGCTGCAGTTCCCAGGGATAAG gccCCACCTGCAGGGGCTCAGGGGGAGCAGGACGGCACGGGAAGCTGGAGGGGCATGCTGAAGAAAGGGGAGGAAGCCCCCGGCTCAGGACCCGGAAGCCCACTTAAAGGAGCGGTCAACCTACTAGATGTG CCTGTGCCTGTCGCCAGGAAGCTGTCGTCACGCGAGCAGCGGGACTGTGAGGTCATCGAGCGCCTCATCAAGTCTTACTTCCTCATTGTCCGCAAGAACATCCAGGACAG CGTGCCAAAGGCAGTGATGCACTTCCTGGTCAACCATGTGAAGGACAGCCTCCAGAGCGAGCTCGTTGGCCAGCTGTATAAATCTGGCCTCCTCAACGACCTGCTGACTGAGTCTGAAGACATGGCCCAGCGGCGTAAGGAAGCCGCTGACATGCTACAG GCGTTGCAGAGGGCCAGTCAGGTGATAGCAGAGATCAGGGAAACACATCTGTGGTGA
- the LOC100699313 gene encoding dynamin-1-like protein isoform X1, which produces MEALIPVINKLQDVFNTVGADIIQLPQIAVVGTQSSGKSSVLESLVGRDLLPRGTGIVTRRPLILQLVHVDPGDTRKHDEGGRDTEEWGKFLHTKNKIYTDFDEIRQEIENETERISGNNKGISDEPIHLKIFSPHVVNLTLVDLPGITKVPVGDQPKDIEIQIRDLILKHISNPNCIILAVTAANTDMATSEALKVAREVDPDGRRTLAVVTKLDLMDAGTDAMDVLMGRVIPVKLGIIGVVNRSQLDINNKKSVADAIRDEHAFLQKKYPSLANRNGTKYLARTLNRLLMHHIRDCLPELKTRINVLAAQYQSLLSSYGEPVEDQSATLLQLITKFATEYCNTIEGTAKYIETAELCGGARICYIFHETFGRTLESVDPLGGLSTIDILTAIRNATGPRPSLFVPEVSFELLVKKQVKRLEEPSLRCVELVHEEMQRIIQHCSNYSTQELQRFPKLHEAIVEVVTSLLRKRLPITNEMVHNLVAIELAYINTKHPDFADACGVMNNNIEEQRRNRMREMPAAVPRDKSGKGPAGPTAVSGEPPASGTEMDGAKAPPAGAQGEQDGTGSWRGMLKKGEEAPGSGPGSPLKGAVNLLDVPVPVARKLSSREQRDCEVIERLIKSYFLIVRKNIQDSVPKAVMHFLVNHVKDSLQSELVGQLYKSGLLNDLLTESEDMAQRRKEAADMLQALQRASQVIAEIRETHLW; this is translated from the exons ATGGAGGCTCTTATCCCCGTCATAAACAAGCTCCAGGATGTGTTCAACACAGTAGGGGCGGACATTATCCAGCTGCCGCAGATTGCAGTAGTGGGGACTCAG AGTAGTGGAAAGAGCTCTGTGTTAGAGAGCCTGGTGGGGAGGGACTTGCTGCCCCGTGGGACCGGCATTGTAACCAGGAGACCTCTAATCCTCCAGCTAGTCCACGTGGATCCTGGAGACACAAGGAAACATGATGAAGGTG GCAGAGACACTGAAGAGTGGGGCAAATTTCTACACACTAAAAATAAG ATCTACACAGATTTTGATGAAATCAGGCAAGAAATTGAGAATGAAACCGAGCGAATATCTGGGAATAATAAG GGAATCAGCGATGAACCCATTCATCTGAAGATTTTCTCTCCTCATGTCGTTAACCTCACACTGGTTGATCTGCCAGGAATCACTAAG GTGCCTGTGGGTGATCAGCCTAAGGACATCGAGATTCAGATAAGAGATTTAATCCTGAAGCACATCTCTAACCCCAACTGCATTATCCTGGCTGTCACGGCGGCTAACACAGACATGGCTACCTCGGAGGCCCTCAAGGTGGCCCGGGAAGTCGACCCAGATG GCAGGAGGACATTGGCTGTGGTAACCAAGCTGGACCTGATGGACGCTGGTACCGACGCTATGGATGTACTGATGGGCAGAGTCATCCCTGTCAAACTCGGCATAATCGGAGTAGTCAACAG GAGCCAGCTGGACATCAACAATAAAAAGTCTGTGGCTGATGCAATTCGTGATGAACACGCTTTCCTGCAGAAGAAATATCCATCACTTGCCAACAGAAATGGAACCAAGTACCTGGCCAGAACCCTGAACAG GCTACTGATGCATCACATTCGAGACTGTCTCCCTGAGCTGAAGACACGGATCAACGTCCTGGCAGCACAGTACCAGTCCCTGCTCAGCAGCTATGGGGAACCTGTGGAGGACCAAAGTGCCACCTTGCTCCAGCTCATCACCAAGTTCGCCACAGAGTACTGCAACACCATCGAGGGCACGGCCAAATACATTGAGACAGCAGAGCT GTGCGGCGGAGCCAGAATTTGTTACATATTCCACGAGACCTTCGGTAGGACGCTGGAGTCCGTGGATCCTCTGGGGGGACTGAGCACCATAGATATCCTAACGGCCATAAGGAACGCCACA GGCCCTCGACCTTCCCTGTTCGTGCCCGAGGTTTCCTTCGAGCTGCTGGTAAAGAAGCAGGTGAAACGCCTGGAGGAACCCAGTCTGCGCTGCGTGGAGCTGGTCCACGAGGAGATGCAGAGGATCATCCAGCACTGCAGCAACTACAGCACACAG GAGCTGCAGAGATTCCCTAAGCTGCACGAAGCCATCGTAGAAGTGGTCACCTCCCTCCTGAGGAAGAGACTGCCCATCACCAACGAGATG GTTCACAACTTGGTTGCAATCGAGCTGGCCTATATCAACACCAAACACCCGGACTTTGCAGACGCATGTGGGGTCATGAATAACAACATAGAG GAGCAAAGGAGAAACAGGATGAGGGAAATGCCCGCTGCAGTTCCCAGGGATAAG TCTGGCAAAGGCCCGGCCGGCCCAACTGCGGTGTCTGGCGAGCCCCCTGCGTCTGGAACAGAGATGGACGGTGCCAAG gccCCACCTGCAGGGGCTCAGGGGGAGCAGGACGGCACGGGAAGCTGGAGGGGCATGCTGAAGAAAGGGGAGGAAGCCCCCGGCTCAGGACCCGGAAGCCCACTTAAAGGAGCGGTCAACCTACTAGATGTG CCTGTGCCTGTCGCCAGGAAGCTGTCGTCACGCGAGCAGCGGGACTGTGAGGTCATCGAGCGCCTCATCAAGTCTTACTTCCTCATTGTCCGCAAGAACATCCAGGACAG CGTGCCAAAGGCAGTGATGCACTTCCTGGTCAACCATGTGAAGGACAGCCTCCAGAGCGAGCTCGTTGGCCAGCTGTATAAATCTGGCCTCCTCAACGACCTGCTGACTGAGTCTGAAGACATGGCCCAGCGGCGTAAGGAAGCCGCTGACATGCTACAG GCGTTGCAGAGGGCCAGTCAGGTGATAGCAGAGATCAGGGAAACACATCTGTGGTGA
- the LOC100699313 gene encoding dynamin-1-like protein isoform X2, with protein sequence MEALIPVINKLQDVFNTVGADIIQLPQIAVVGTQSSGKSSVLESLVGRDLLPRGTGIVTRRPLILQLVHVDPGDTRKHDEGRDTEEWGKFLHTKNKIYTDFDEIRQEIENETERISGNNKGISDEPIHLKIFSPHVVNLTLVDLPGITKVPVGDQPKDIEIQIRDLILKHISNPNCIILAVTAANTDMATSEALKVAREVDPDGRRTLAVVTKLDLMDAGTDAMDVLMGRVIPVKLGIIGVVNRSQLDINNKKSVADAIRDEHAFLQKKYPSLANRNGTKYLARTLNRLLMHHIRDCLPELKTRINVLAAQYQSLLSSYGEPVEDQSATLLQLITKFATEYCNTIEGTAKYIETAELCGGARICYIFHETFGRTLESVDPLGGLSTIDILTAIRNATGPRPSLFVPEVSFELLVKKQVKRLEEPSLRCVELVHEEMQRIIQHCSNYSTQELQRFPKLHEAIVEVVTSLLRKRLPITNEMVHNLVAIELAYINTKHPDFADACGVMNNNIEEQRRNRMREMPAAVPRDKSGKGPAGPTAVSGEPPASGTEMDGAKAPPAGAQGEQDGTGSWRGMLKKGEEAPGSGPGSPLKGAVNLLDVPVPVARKLSSREQRDCEVIERLIKSYFLIVRKNIQDSVPKAVMHFLVNHVKDSLQSELVGQLYKSGLLNDLLTESEDMAQRRKEAADMLQALQRASQVIAEIRETHLW encoded by the exons ATGGAGGCTCTTATCCCCGTCATAAACAAGCTCCAGGATGTGTTCAACACAGTAGGGGCGGACATTATCCAGCTGCCGCAGATTGCAGTAGTGGGGACTCAG AGTAGTGGAAAGAGCTCTGTGTTAGAGAGCCTGGTGGGGAGGGACTTGCTGCCCCGTGGGACCGGCATTGTAACCAGGAGACCTCTAATCCTCCAGCTAGTCCACGTGGATCCTGGAGACACAAGGAAACATGATGAAG GCAGAGACACTGAAGAGTGGGGCAAATTTCTACACACTAAAAATAAG ATCTACACAGATTTTGATGAAATCAGGCAAGAAATTGAGAATGAAACCGAGCGAATATCTGGGAATAATAAG GGAATCAGCGATGAACCCATTCATCTGAAGATTTTCTCTCCTCATGTCGTTAACCTCACACTGGTTGATCTGCCAGGAATCACTAAG GTGCCTGTGGGTGATCAGCCTAAGGACATCGAGATTCAGATAAGAGATTTAATCCTGAAGCACATCTCTAACCCCAACTGCATTATCCTGGCTGTCACGGCGGCTAACACAGACATGGCTACCTCGGAGGCCCTCAAGGTGGCCCGGGAAGTCGACCCAGATG GCAGGAGGACATTGGCTGTGGTAACCAAGCTGGACCTGATGGACGCTGGTACCGACGCTATGGATGTACTGATGGGCAGAGTCATCCCTGTCAAACTCGGCATAATCGGAGTAGTCAACAG GAGCCAGCTGGACATCAACAATAAAAAGTCTGTGGCTGATGCAATTCGTGATGAACACGCTTTCCTGCAGAAGAAATATCCATCACTTGCCAACAGAAATGGAACCAAGTACCTGGCCAGAACCCTGAACAG GCTACTGATGCATCACATTCGAGACTGTCTCCCTGAGCTGAAGACACGGATCAACGTCCTGGCAGCACAGTACCAGTCCCTGCTCAGCAGCTATGGGGAACCTGTGGAGGACCAAAGTGCCACCTTGCTCCAGCTCATCACCAAGTTCGCCACAGAGTACTGCAACACCATCGAGGGCACGGCCAAATACATTGAGACAGCAGAGCT GTGCGGCGGAGCCAGAATTTGTTACATATTCCACGAGACCTTCGGTAGGACGCTGGAGTCCGTGGATCCTCTGGGGGGACTGAGCACCATAGATATCCTAACGGCCATAAGGAACGCCACA GGCCCTCGACCTTCCCTGTTCGTGCCCGAGGTTTCCTTCGAGCTGCTGGTAAAGAAGCAGGTGAAACGCCTGGAGGAACCCAGTCTGCGCTGCGTGGAGCTGGTCCACGAGGAGATGCAGAGGATCATCCAGCACTGCAGCAACTACAGCACACAG GAGCTGCAGAGATTCCCTAAGCTGCACGAAGCCATCGTAGAAGTGGTCACCTCCCTCCTGAGGAAGAGACTGCCCATCACCAACGAGATG GTTCACAACTTGGTTGCAATCGAGCTGGCCTATATCAACACCAAACACCCGGACTTTGCAGACGCATGTGGGGTCATGAATAACAACATAGAG GAGCAAAGGAGAAACAGGATGAGGGAAATGCCCGCTGCAGTTCCCAGGGATAAG TCTGGCAAAGGCCCGGCCGGCCCAACTGCGGTGTCTGGCGAGCCCCCTGCGTCTGGAACAGAGATGGACGGTGCCAAG gccCCACCTGCAGGGGCTCAGGGGGAGCAGGACGGCACGGGAAGCTGGAGGGGCATGCTGAAGAAAGGGGAGGAAGCCCCCGGCTCAGGACCCGGAAGCCCACTTAAAGGAGCGGTCAACCTACTAGATGTG CCTGTGCCTGTCGCCAGGAAGCTGTCGTCACGCGAGCAGCGGGACTGTGAGGTCATCGAGCGCCTCATCAAGTCTTACTTCCTCATTGTCCGCAAGAACATCCAGGACAG CGTGCCAAAGGCAGTGATGCACTTCCTGGTCAACCATGTGAAGGACAGCCTCCAGAGCGAGCTCGTTGGCCAGCTGTATAAATCTGGCCTCCTCAACGACCTGCTGACTGAGTCTGAAGACATGGCCCAGCGGCGTAAGGAAGCCGCTGACATGCTACAG GCGTTGCAGAGGGCCAGTCAGGTGATAGCAGAGATCAGGGAAACACATCTGTGGTGA